CGTCATCAAATACCAGAACCACCATCTGCAGCAGACCTGGAGCTCCAACGGGTATGACAGTGCCTGGGTGCCGCCCAACTGTGGGATGGTGAACAGCGGGCTGGAGGAGAACTGCATCTGGGATCCAAGTCGAATCCAAGTCATTGAAATCATCAAACCGAAGCTTCTGCGAGCCCCTTCTCTAACCCCTTCTCTAACCCGTTCTCAAGCCTCTTCTCTAACTTCTTCTATGAGCCACTTCTTGAGCCATTTCTCAAGTCCCCTCTGGGGCTTTTTCTTGAGCCCCTTCTGGAGCCCATTACCTAGCCTCTTCTCCAGCttcttttatctattttcaaggttatttcatttctaataatggacACCTCGTAGGGCCTTATCCCTTAAGTCCATCACACTGCTATGATAAAAACTttacagtctctcagtcatg
This portion of the Oryzias melastigma strain HK-1 unplaced genomic scaffold, ASM292280v2 sc04193, whole genome shotgun sequence genome encodes:
- the LOC112139807 gene encoding uncharacterized protein LOC112139807; translation: MSGIQFQRIDSTSLPQGLSYLNTPKPRDGRTYVMYHGTTGANAGSIRNNGFRRSSNGMLGPGVYLSRDLEKARRYPIDHPDEDRVIIKVKVNVGRVIVIKYQNHHLQQTWSSNGYDSAWVPPNCGMVNSGLEENCIWDPSRIQVIEIIKPKLLRAPSLTPSLTRSQASSLTSSMSHFLSHFSSPLWGFFLSPFWSPLPSLFSSFFYLFSRLFHF